In Escherichia ruysiae, a genomic segment contains:
- the potD gene encoding spermidine/putrescine ABC transporter substrate-binding protein PotD has translation MKKWSRHLLAAGALALGMSAAHADDNNTLYFYNWTEYVPPGLLEQFTKETGIKVIYSTYESNETMYAKLKTYKDGAYDLVVPSTYYVDKMRKEGMIQKIDKSKLTNFSNLDPDMLNKPFDPNNDYSIPYIWGATAIGVNGDAVDPKSVTSWADLWKPEYKGSLLLTDDAREVFQMALRKLGYSGNTTDPKEIEAAYNELKKLMPNVAAFNSDNPANPYMEGEVNLGMIWNGSAFVARQAGTPIDVVWPKEGGIFWMDSLAIPANAKNKEGALKLINFLLRPDVAKQVAETIGYPTPNLAARKLLSPEVANDKTLYPDAETIKNGEWQNDVGAASSIYEEYYQKLKAGR, from the coding sequence ATGAAAAAATGGTCACGCCACCTGCTCGCGGCGGGTGCTCTGGCACTGGGCATGAGCGCCGCTCACGCCGATGACAACAACACGCTGTATTTCTACAACTGGACCGAGTACGTGCCGCCAGGACTGCTTGAACAGTTCACCAAAGAAACCGGTATTAAGGTTATCTATTCGACTTACGAGTCGAACGAAACCATGTATGCCAAGCTGAAAACGTACAAAGACGGTGCCTATGATCTGGTGGTTCCTTCAACCTATTACGTCGATAAAATGCGTAAAGAAGGGATGATCCAGAAGATCGACAAGTCGAAGTTAACGAACTTCAGCAATCTCGATCCAGACATGCTCAACAAGCCTTTTGACCCGAATAACGACTACTCCATTCCGTATATCTGGGGTGCGACGGCGATTGGCGTTAACGGTGATGCGGTGGATCCGAAATCCGTTACCAGCTGGGCCGATCTGTGGAAGCCTGAGTACAAAGGCAGCCTGCTGCTGACCGACGATGCCCGTGAAGTGTTCCAGATGGCGCTGCGTAAGCTGGGCTATTCCGGTAACACCACCGATCCGAAAGAGATTGAAGCTGCATATAACGAGCTGAAAAAACTGATGCCAAACGTCGCAGCGTTTAACTCCGATAACCCGGCTAACCCGTACATGGAAGGCGAAGTTAACCTCGGCATGATCTGGAACGGTTCTGCTTTCGTTGCGCGCCAGGCGGGTACGCCAATTGACGTGGTGTGGCCGAAAGAAGGCGGCATTTTCTGGATGGACAGCCTGGCGATCCCGGCAAATGCCAAAAACAAAGAAGGCGCGCTGAAATTGATCAACTTCCTGCTGCGCCCGGATGTGGCAAAACAGGTTGCCGAAACTATCGGTTATCCAACGCCAAACCTTGCGGCGCGTAAGCTGTTAAGCCCGGAAGTAGCGAACGATAAAACGCTCTACCCGGATGCTGAAACCATTAAAAATGGTGAATGGCAGAATGACGTTGGCGCAGCCAGCAGCATTTATGAAGAGTATTATCAGAAGCTGAAAGCAGGACGTTAA
- the potC gene encoding spermidine/putrescine ABC transporter permease PotC — translation MIGRLLRGGFMTAIYAYLYIPIIILIVNSFNSSRFGINWQGFTTKWYSLLMNNDSLLQAAQHSLTMAVFSATFATLIGSLTAVALYRYRFRGKPFVSGMLFVVMMSPDIVMAISLLVLFMLLGIQLGFWSLLFSHITFCLPFVVVTVYSRLKGFDVRMLEAAKDLGASEFTILRKIILPLAMPAVAAGWVLSFTLSMDDVVVSSFVTGPSYEILPLKIYSMVKVGVSPEVNALATILLVLSLVMVIASQLIARDKTKGNTGDVK, via the coding sequence ATGATCGGTCGACTGCTTCGCGGCGGTTTTATGACCGCTATCTACGCGTACCTGTATATCCCAATCATTATTTTGATTGTGAACTCCTTTAACAGCTCGCGCTTTGGCATCAACTGGCAGGGTTTTACCACCAAATGGTATAGCCTGCTGATGAACAACGACAGCCTGTTACAGGCAGCGCAGCATTCACTAACAATGGCGGTGTTTTCGGCGACGTTTGCTACGCTTATCGGTTCACTGACGGCAGTTGCACTGTACCGTTATCGCTTTCGTGGTAAGCCGTTCGTTAGCGGAATGCTGTTTGTGGTGATGATGTCACCAGATATCGTGATGGCGATTTCGCTGCTGGTGCTGTTTATGCTGCTGGGTATTCAGCTTGGCTTCTGGTCGCTGCTGTTCTCGCATATCACCTTCTGCCTGCCATTTGTGGTGGTGACAGTGTATTCGCGCCTGAAAGGTTTTGATGTGCGGATGCTGGAAGCGGCGAAAGATCTCGGCGCCAGCGAATTTACCATTCTACGGAAAATCATTTTGCCACTGGCAATGCCAGCTGTGGCTGCGGGCTGGGTGCTAAGCTTTACCCTGTCGATGGACGATGTGGTAGTTTCGTCGTTTGTCACCGGACCGAGCTATGAAATTCTGCCGTTAAAAATTTATTCGATGGTCAAAGTCGGCGTATCGCCGGAAGTTAACGCGCTGGCAACCATATTACTGGTGCTGTCGCTGGTAATGGTAATTGCCAGCCAGCTTATTGCTCGTGATAAAACGAAAGGTAACACAGGGGACGTTAAATGA
- the potB gene encoding spermidine/putrescine ABC transporter permease PotB: MKNTSKFQNVVIVTIVGWLVLFVFLPNLMIIGTSFLTRDDASFVKMVFTLDNYTRLLDPLYFEVLVHSLNMALIATLACLVLGYPFAWFLAKLPHKVRPLLLFLLIVPFWTNSLIRIYGLKIFLSTKGYLNEFLLWLGVIDTPIRIMFTPSAVIIGLVYILLPFMVMPLYSSIEKLDKPLLEAARDLGASKLQTFIRIIIPLTMPGIIAGCLLVMLPAMGLFYVSDLMGGAKNLLIGNVIKVQFLNIRDWPFGAATSITLTIVMGLMLLVYWRASRLLNKKVELE, translated from the coding sequence ATGAAGAACACAAGTAAGTTCCAGAATGTAGTGATTGTCACTATCGTCGGTTGGCTTGTGTTGTTTGTCTTTCTGCCCAACCTGATGATCATTGGCACCAGCTTTTTGACCCGCGACGACGCGAGTTTCGTCAAAATGGTCTTTACGCTGGATAACTACACACGTCTGCTCGATCCGCTCTATTTTGAAGTGCTCGTGCACTCACTGAATATGGCGCTGATCGCCACTCTCGCCTGCCTGGTGCTGGGCTACCCGTTTGCCTGGTTTCTGGCAAAACTGCCGCATAAAGTGCGACCGCTGCTGCTGTTTCTGCTGATTGTTCCGTTCTGGACAAACTCGCTGATTCGTATCTACGGGCTAAAAATTTTCCTCAGCACCAAAGGTTATCTCAACGAGTTCCTGCTGTGGCTGGGCGTTATTGATACCCCAATTCGCATCATGTTCACCCCCAGCGCGGTGATTATCGGTCTGGTTTACATTCTGCTGCCGTTTATGGTGATGCCACTCTATTCCAGTATTGAAAAACTGGATAAACCTTTACTGGAAGCGGCGCGCGATCTCGGTGCCAGCAAATTGCAGACTTTTATCCGTATTATTATTCCGCTGACGATGCCGGGAATTATTGCCGGATGTCTGCTGGTGATGCTGCCAGCTATGGGCTTGTTCTATGTATCCGACCTGATGGGTGGTGCGAAAAACCTGCTGATCGGTAACGTCATCAAGGTTCAGTTCCTTAATATTCGCGACTGGCCGTTTGGCGCCGCCACCAGCATTACGCTGACTATCGTAATGGGCCTGATGTTGCTGGTTTACTGGCGCGCTTCTCGTTTGCTGAATAAGAAGGTGGAACTCGAATGA
- the potA gene encoding spermidine/putrescine ABC transporter ATP-binding protein PotA, whose translation MGQSKKLNKQPSSLSPLVQLAGIRKCFDGKEVIPQLDLTINNGEFLTLLGPSGCGKTTVLRLIAGLETVDSGRIMLDNEDITHVPAENRYVNTVFQSYALFPHMTVFENVAFGLRMQKTPAAEITPRVMEALRMVQLETFAQRKPHQLSGGQQQRVAIARAVVNKPRLLLLDESLSALDYKLRKQMQNELKALQRKLGITFVFVTHDQEEALTMSDRIVVMRDGRIEQDGTPREIYEEPKNLFVAGFIGEINMFNATVIERLDEQRVRANVEGRECNIYVNFAVEPGQKLHVLLRPEDLRVDEINDDNHVEGLIGYVRERNYKGMTLESVVELENGKMVMVSEFFNEDDPDFDHSLDQKMAINWVESWEVVLADEEHK comes from the coding sequence ATGGGACAGAGTAAAAAATTGAATAAACAACCGAGTTCGCTTTCACCGCTGGTGCAATTGGCGGGAATTCGCAAATGCTTTGATGGTAAAGAAGTCATTCCCCAGCTTGATCTGACTATCAACAATGGCGAGTTCCTCACGCTGCTTGGCCCTTCTGGCTGCGGTAAAACAACCGTTCTTCGCCTGATTGCGGGTCTGGAAACTGTTGATTCCGGGCGCATCATGCTGGATAACGAGGACATCACCCACGTTCCGGCGGAAAACCGCTATGTGAACACCGTTTTCCAAAGCTACGCGTTATTCCCCCACATGACCGTATTCGAAAATGTGGCCTTTGGGTTGCGTATGCAAAAAACCCCCGCTGCTGAAATTACGCCTCGCGTGATGGAAGCCCTGCGGATGGTACAACTGGAAACCTTCGCTCAACGCAAACCGCATCAACTCTCTGGCGGTCAGCAGCAACGCGTGGCCATTGCCCGCGCAGTGGTTAACAAGCCTCGTCTGTTGTTGCTTGATGAATCGCTTTCCGCGCTGGATTACAAACTGCGCAAACAGATGCAGAACGAGTTAAAAGCGTTACAGCGAAAACTTGGCATTACTTTCGTCTTCGTTACCCACGACCAGGAAGAGGCACTCACTATGTCTGACCGGATTGTGGTGATGCGCGATGGTCGCATTGAACAAGACGGCACACCACGTGAAATCTACGAAGAACCCAAAAACCTGTTTGTTGCCGGATTCATTGGCGAAATCAATATGTTTAACGCCACGGTGATCGAACGTCTCGACGAGCAACGCGTACGCGCCAACGTTGAAGGCCGCGAGTGTAATATCTACGTTAACTTCGCCGTTGAACCTGGGCAAAAACTGCATGTTCTGTTACGCCCGGAAGACTTACGCGTTGACGAAATCAACGATGATAACCACGTCGAAGGGCTGATTGGTTACGTTCGCGAGCGTAACTACAAAGGCATGACGCTGGAGTCGGTTGTCGAACTGGAAAATGGCAAGATGGTGATGGTCAGCGAATTCTTCAACGAAGACGATCCTGACTTTGACCACTCACTCGACCAGAAAATGGCCATTAATTGGGTAGAAAGCTGGGAGGTCGTACTGGCTGATGAAGAACACAAGTAA
- the pepT gene encoding peptidase T — protein sequence MDKLLERFLNYVSLDTQSKAGVRQVPSTEGQWKLLHLLKDQLEEMGLINVTLSEKGTLMATLPANVPGDIPAIGFISHVDTSPDCSGKNVNPQIVENYRGGDIALGIGDEVLSPVMFPVLHQLLGQTLITTDGKTLLGADDKAGIAEIMTALAVLQQKNIPHGDIRVAFTPDEEVGKGAKHFDVDAFDARWAYTVDGGGVGELEFENFNAASVNIKIVGNNVHPGSAKGVMVNALSLAARIHAEVPADESPETTEGYEGFYHLTSMKGTVERADMHYIIRDFDRKQFEARKRKMMEIAKKVGKGLHPDCYIELVIEDSYYNMREKIVDHPHILDIAQQAMRDCDIEPDLKPIRGGTDGAQLSFMGLPCPNLFTGGYNYHGKHEFVTLEGMEKAVQVIVRIAELTAQRK from the coding sequence ATGGATAAACTACTTGAGCGTTTTTTGAACTACGTGTCTCTGGATACCCAATCAAAAGCGGGAGTGAGACAGGTTCCCAGCACGGAAGGTCAGTGGAAGTTATTGCATTTGTTGAAAGATCAGCTCGAAGAGATGGGGCTTATCAATGTGACCTTAAGTGAGAAAGGAACGCTAATGGCGACGTTACCGGCTAACGTTCCTGGCGATATCCCGGCGATTGGTTTTATTTCTCATGTGGATACCTCTCCGGATTGCAGCGGTAAAAATGTAAATCCGCAAATTGTTGAAAACTATCGTGGTGGCGACATCGCGCTGGGTATTGGCGACGAAGTCTTGTCACCAGTGATGTTCCCGGTTCTGCATCAATTGCTGGGGCAGACGCTGATCACCACCGATGGCAAAACGCTATTGGGCGCTGACGATAAAGCCGGTATTGCGGAAATTATGACCGCGCTGGCGGTATTGCAGCAGAAAAACATTCCGCATGGCGATATTCGCGTCGCCTTTACGCCAGATGAAGAAGTGGGGAAAGGGGCGAAACACTTTGATGTTGACGCCTTTGATGCTCGTTGGGCTTACACCGTCGATGGTGGTGGCGTAGGCGAACTGGAGTTTGAAAACTTCAACGCCGCATCGGTGAATATCAAAATTGTCGGTAACAACGTTCACCCTGGCTCGGCAAAAGGCGTGATGGTTAACGCGCTATCGCTGGCTGCACGCATTCATGCAGAAGTTCCGGCGGATGAAAGCCCAGAAACTACCGAAGGTTATGAAGGTTTTTATCACCTGACGAGCATGAAAGGCACCGTTGAGCGCGCCGATATGCACTACATCATTCGTGATTTCGATCGTAAACAGTTTGAAGCGCGTAAACGTAAGATGATGGAGATTGCCAAGAAAGTGGGCAAAGGGCTGCACCCTGATTGCTACATTGAACTGGTGATTGAAGACAGTTACTACAACATGCGCGAGAAAATTGTGGATCATCCGCATATTCTCGATATCGCCCAGCAGGCGATGCGCGATTGTGATATTGAACCGGATCTGAAGCCGATCCGTGGCGGCACCGACGGCGCGCAGTTGTCGTTTATGGGATTACCGTGCCCGAACCTGTTCACTGGCGGTTACAACTATCATGGTAAACATGAGTTTGTGACCCTGGAAGGAATGGAAAAAGCGGTGCAGGTGATCGTGCGTATTGCCGAGTTAACGGCGCAACGGAAGTAA
- the roxA gene encoding [50S ribosomal protein L16]-arginine 3-hydroxylase, whose amino-acid sequence MEYQLTLNWPDFLERHWQKRPVVLKRGFNNFIDPISPDELAGLAMESEVDSRLVSHQDGKWQVSHGPFESYDHLGETNWSLLVQAVNHWHEPTAALMRPFRELPDWRIDDLMISFSVPGGGVGPHLDQYDVFIIQGTGRRRWRVGEKLQMKQHCPHPDLLQVDPFEAIIDEELEPGDILYIPPGFPHEGYALENAMNYSVGFRAPNTRELISGFADYVLQRELGGNYYSDPDIPPRAHPADVLPQEMDKLREMMLELINQPEHFKQWFGEFISQSRHELDIAPPEPPYQPDEIYDALKQGDVLVRLGGLRVLRIGDDVYANGEKIDSPHRPALDALASNIVLTAENFGDALEDPSFLAMLAALVNSGYWFFEG is encoded by the coding sequence ATGGAATACCAACTTACCCTTAACTGGCCCGATTTTCTTGAACGCCACTGGCAGAAACGTCCGGTAGTGTTAAAACGCGGCTTTAATAATTTTATTGACCCAATCTCTCCAGACGAGTTAGCGGGTCTGGCGATGGAAAGCGAAGTCGACAGTCGGCTGGTCAGTCACCAGGATGGTAAATGGCAGGTCAGCCACGGTCCATTCGAAAGCTACGATCATCTCGGTGAGACCAACTGGTCATTGCTGGTGCAGGCAGTAAATCACTGGCATGAACCAACTGCCGCGCTGATGCGTCCGTTTCGTGAACTGCCGGACTGGCGCATTGACGACCTGATGATCTCATTTTCCGTACCCGGCGGCGGCGTCGGCCCGCATCTCGATCAATACGATGTGTTTATTATCCAGGGAACTGGTCGTCGTCGCTGGCGAGTGGGCGAAAAGCTGCAAATGAAACAGCACTGCCCGCACCCGGATCTGTTACAGGTCGATCCGTTCGAAGCCATCATCGATGAAGAGCTGGAGCCTGGCGATATTCTTTATATTCCGCCGGGATTCCCGCACGAAGGCTACGCGCTGGAAAATGCGATGAACTACTCTGTCGGTTTTCGTGCGCCCAATACGCGGGAGCTGATCAGCGGTTTTGCCGATTATGTTCTGCAACGTGAGCTGGGCGGTAATTATTACAGCGATCCGGATATCCCTCCTCGCGCCCATCCGGCTGATGTTCTGCCGCAAGAGATGGATAAACTGCGTGAGATGATGCTTGAACTGATCAACCAGCCGGAACACTTTAAACAGTGGTTTGGCGAGTTTATTTCCCAGTCACGTCATGAACTGGATATCGCGCCGCCAGAGCCGCCTTATCAGCCGGATGAAATCTACGATGCGCTGAAACAAGGTGATGTGCTGGTGCGCCTGGGTGGTCTGCGCGTATTGCGCATTGGTGATGATGTATACGCCAATGGTGAAAAGATCGATTCTCCGCACCGTCCGGCACTGGATGCGCTCGCCAGTAATATTGTGCTGACTGCCGAGAATTTTGGCGATGCGCTGGAAGATCCATCATTCCTCGCGATGCTCGCGGCGCTGGTCAATAGCGGGTATTGGTTCTTCGAAGGGTAA
- the phoQ gene encoding two-component system sensor histidine kinase PhoQ: MKKLLRIFSPLSLRVRFLLATAAVVLVLSLAYGMVALIGYSVSFDKTTFRLLRGESNLFYTLAKWENNKLHVELPENIDKQSPTMTLIYDENGQLLWAQRDVPWLMKMIQPDWLKSNGFHEIEADVNDTSILLSEDHSIQQQLQEVREDDDDAEMTHSVAVNIYPATSQMPKLTIVVVDTIPVELKSSYMVWSWFVYVLSANLLLVIPLLWVAAWWSLRPIEALAKEVRELEEHNRELLNPTTTRELTSLVRNLNRLLKSERERYDKYRTTLTDLTHSLKTPLAVLQSTLRSMRSEKMSVSEAEPVMLEQISRISQQIGYYLHRASMRGGTLLSRELHPVAPLLDNLTSALNKVYQRKGVNISLDISPEISFVGEQNDFVEVMGNVLDNACKYCLEFVEISARQTDDHLYIVVEDDGPGIPKSKREVVFDRGQRVDTLRPGQGVGLAVAREITEQYDGKIIAGESMLGGARMEVIFGRQHSSPKSE; encoded by the coding sequence ATGAAAAAATTACTGCGTATTTTTTCCCCACTCTCGCTACGGGTTCGTTTTCTGTTGGCAACGGCAGCGGTAGTGCTGGTGCTTTCGCTTGCCTACGGGATGGTCGCGCTGATCGGTTATAGCGTCAGTTTCGATAAAACCACGTTTCGGCTGTTACGTGGCGAGAGCAACCTGTTCTATACCCTCGCGAAGTGGGAAAACAACAAATTGCATGTCGAATTGCCAGAAAATATCGACAAGCAAAGCCCTACTATGACACTGATCTATGATGAGAACGGGCAACTTTTATGGGCGCAGCGTGACGTTCCCTGGTTGATGAAAATGATCCAGCCTGACTGGCTGAAATCTAATGGCTTCCATGAAATAGAAGCGGATGTTAACGATACCAGCATCTTGCTGAGTGAAGATCATTCTATACAGCAACAGTTGCAGGAAGTACGGGAGGATGACGACGACGCTGAGATGACTCACTCGGTGGCAGTAAACATCTATCCGGCAACGTCGCAGATGCCAAAGTTAACCATTGTGGTGGTTGATACCATCCCTGTAGAGCTTAAAAGTTCCTATATGGTGTGGAGCTGGTTTGTCTATGTGCTCTCAGCCAACCTGCTGTTAGTGATCCCTCTGTTATGGGTCGCCGCCTGGTGGAGTTTACGCCCTATCGAAGCCCTGGCAAAAGAAGTCCGCGAACTGGAAGAGCACAACCGGGAACTACTCAACCCTACCACCACGAGGGAACTTACCAGCCTGGTACGTAACCTGAACCGACTGTTAAAAAGTGAGCGTGAACGTTACGACAAATACCGCACTACGCTCACCGACCTGACGCACAGTCTGAAAACACCGCTGGCGGTGCTGCAAAGTACGCTACGTTCCATGCGTAGTGAGAAGATGAGCGTCAGCGAAGCAGAGCCGGTAATGCTGGAACAAATCAGCCGCATCTCGCAACAAATTGGCTACTACCTGCATCGCGCCAGTATGCGCGGTGGAACATTACTTAGCCGCGAATTGCATCCTGTCGCCCCACTGCTGGACAATCTCACCTCGGCGCTGAACAAAGTTTATCAGCGTAAAGGGGTTAATATTTCCCTCGATATCTCGCCAGAAATCAGCTTTGTGGGTGAGCAGAATGATTTTGTCGAAGTGATGGGCAACGTACTGGATAACGCCTGTAAATACTGTCTTGAGTTTGTCGAAATTTCAGCCAGACAAACCGATGATCATCTCTATATTGTGGTCGAGGATGATGGCCCCGGTATCCCGAAAAGCAAGCGTGAAGTGGTCTTCGACCGTGGTCAACGTGTTGACACTTTGCGCCCCGGACAAGGTGTCGGTCTGGCAGTCGCACGTGAAATTACCGAGCAATACGACGGAAAAATCATCGCCGGAGAGAGTATGCTCGGCGGTGCACGAATGGAAGTGATTTTTGGTCGCCAGCATTCTTCGCCAAAGAGTGAATAA
- the phoP gene encoding two-component system response regulator PhoP, whose product MRVLVVEDNALLRHHLKVQIQDAGHQVDDAEDAKEADYYLNEHLPDIAIVDLGLPDEDGLSLIRRWRSNDVSLPILVLTARESWQDKVEVLSAGADDYVTKPFHIEEVMARMQALMRRNSGLASQVISLPPFQVDLSRRELSINDEVIKLTAFEYTIMETLIRNNGKVVSKDSLMLQLYPDAELRESHTIDVLMGRLRKKIQTQYPQEVITTVRGQGYLFELR is encoded by the coding sequence ATGCGCGTACTGGTTGTCGAAGACAATGCGTTGTTACGTCACCATCTTAAAGTTCAGATTCAGGACGCTGGTCATCAGGTCGATGACGCAGAAGATGCCAAAGAAGCAGATTATTATCTCAATGAACATTTACCGGATATTGCCATTGTCGATCTTGGCTTGCCTGATGAAGATGGTCTGTCGCTGATCCGCCGCTGGCGTAGCAACGATGTTTCACTACCGATTCTGGTATTGACCGCCCGTGAAAGCTGGCAGGACAAAGTCGAAGTCTTAAGTGCCGGTGCTGATGATTACGTGACCAAACCGTTTCATATTGAAGAGGTGATGGCGCGTATGCAGGCGTTGATGCGGCGTAATAGCGGTCTGGCTTCACAGGTTATTTCGCTGCCACCGTTTCAGGTTGATCTCTCCCGCCGTGAATTATCCATTAACGACGAAGTGATCAAACTGACCGCGTTTGAATACACCATTATGGAAACGCTAATCCGTAATAACGGCAAAGTGGTCAGCAAAGATTCGCTGATGTTACAGCTCTATCCGGATGCCGAACTGCGGGAAAGCCATACCATTGATGTATTAATGGGCCGACTGCGTAAGAAAATTCAGACGCAATATCCGCAAGAAGTGATTACCACCGTTCGCGGCCAGGGCTATCTGTTCGAATTGCGCTGA
- the purB gene encoding adenylosuccinate lyase, protein MELSSLTAVSPVDGRYGDKVSALRGIFSEYGLLKFRVQVEVRWLQKLAAHAAIKEVPAFAADAIGYLDAIVANFSEEDAARIKTIERTTNHDVKAVEYFLKEKVADIPELHAVSEFIHFACTSEDINNLSHALMLKTARDEVILPYWRQLIDGIKDLAIQYRDIPLLSRTHGQPATPSTIGKEMANVAYRMERQYRQLNQVEILGKINGAVGNYNAHIAAYPEVDWHQFSEEFVTSLGIQWNPYTTQIEPHDYIAELFDCVARFNTILIDFDRDVWGYIALNHFKQKTIAGEIGSSTMPHKVNPIDFENSEGNLGLSNAVLQHLASKLPVSRWQRDLTDSTVLRNLGVGIGYALIAYQSTLKGVSKLEVNRDHLLDELDHNWEVLAEPIQTVMRRYGIEKPYEKLKELTRGKRVDAEGMKQFIDGLALPEEEKARLKAMTPANYIGRAITMVDELK, encoded by the coding sequence ATGGAATTATCCTCACTGACCGCCGTTTCCCCTGTCGATGGACGCTACGGCGATAAAGTCAGCGCGCTGCGCGGGATTTTCAGCGAATATGGTTTGCTGAAATTCCGTGTACAAGTTGAAGTACGTTGGCTGCAAAAACTAGCCGCGCACGCAGCGATCAAGGAAGTTCCTGCTTTTGCTGCCGACGCAATCGGTTACCTTGATGCAATCGTCGCTAATTTCAGCGAAGAAGATGCTGCACGCATCAAAACCATCGAGCGTACCACTAACCACGACGTTAAAGCGGTTGAGTATTTCCTGAAAGAAAAAGTGGCAGATATCCCGGAACTGCACGCGGTATCTGAATTCATTCACTTTGCCTGTACTTCGGAAGATATCAATAACCTCTCCCACGCGTTGATGCTGAAAACCGCGCGTGATGAAGTGATCCTGCCATACTGGCGTCAACTGATTGACGGTATTAAAGATCTCGCTATTCAGTACCGCGATATTCCGCTGCTGTCCCGTACCCACGGTCAGCCAGCCACGCCGTCAACCATCGGGAAAGAGATGGCTAACGTTGCCTACCGTATGGAACGCCAGTACCGCCAACTTAACCAGGTGGAGATCCTCGGCAAAATCAACGGCGCGGTCGGTAACTATAACGCCCACATTGCCGCTTACCCGGAAGTTGACTGGCATCAGTTTAGCGAAGAGTTCGTCACCTCGCTGGGTATTCAGTGGAACCCGTACACTACCCAGATCGAACCGCACGACTACATTGCCGAGCTGTTTGATTGCGTTGCGCGCTTTAACACTATTCTGATCGACTTTGACCGTGACGTCTGGGGTTATATCGCTCTTAACCACTTCAAACAGAAAACCATTGCTGGTGAGATTGGTTCTTCCACCATGCCGCATAAGGTTAACCCGATCGACTTCGAAAACTCCGAAGGGAACCTGGGGCTTTCCAACGCAGTGTTGCAGCACCTGGCCAGCAAACTGCCGGTTTCCCGCTGGCAGCGTGACTTGACCGACTCCACCGTGCTGCGTAACCTCGGCGTGGGTATTGGTTATGCACTGATTGCTTACCAGTCTACCCTGAAAGGCGTGAGCAAACTGGAAGTGAACCGTGACCATCTGCTGGATGAACTGGATCACAACTGGGAAGTGCTGGCTGAGCCGATCCAGACAGTCATGCGTCGCTATGGCATTGAAAAACCGTATGAAAAGCTGAAAGAGCTGACTCGCGGTAAGCGCGTTGACGCCGAAGGCATGAAGCAATTTATCGACGGTCTGGCGCTGCCAGAAGAAGAGAAAGCGCGCCTGAAAGCGATGACGCCGGCTAATTATATTGGTCGTGCCATCACGATGGTTGATGAGCTGAAATAA
- the hflD gene encoding high frequency lysogenization protein HflD — MAKNYYDITLALAGICQSARLVQQLAHQGHCDADALHVSLNSIIDMNPSSTLAVFGGSEANLRVGLETLLGVLNASSRQGLNAELTRYTLSLMVLERKLSSAKGALDTLGNRINGLQRQLEHFDLQSETLMSAMAAIYVDVISPLGPRIQVTGSPAVLQSPQVQAKVRATLLAGIRAAVLWHQVGGGRLQLMFSRNRLTTQAKQILAHLTPEL; from the coding sequence GTGGCAAAGAATTACTATGACATCACCCTCGCCCTGGCCGGTATTTGTCAGTCGGCTCGCCTGGTGCAACAACTCGCTCACCAGGGGCATTGTGATGCCGATGCGCTACACGTTTCACTCAACAGTATTATTGATATGAACCCCAGCTCCACGCTGGCGGTTTTTGGCGGTAGCGAAGCCAACCTGCGCGTCGGGCTGGAAACCCTGCTCGGCGTGCTCAATGCCAGCAGCCGTCAGGGTTTGAACGCTGAGTTAACCCGCTACACCCTTAGCCTGATGGTGCTTGAGCGTAAACTTTCATCTGCCAAAGGTGCGCTCGACACTCTGGGCAACCGGATCAACGGCCTGCAACGCCAGCTCGAACACTTCGATTTACAGTCCGAAACGCTGATGAGCGCGATGGCCGCCATCTATGTTGATGTTATCAGCCCGCTTGGCCCGCGCATTCAGGTCACCGGTTCCCCTGCTGTACTGCAAAGCCCGCAGGTGCAGGCGAAAGTTCGCGCAACCCTGCTGGCAGGCATTCGCGCCGCCGTGCTCTGGCACCAGGTCGGCGGTGGACGTCTGCAACTGATGTTTTCTCGTAATCGCCTGACCACTCAGGCAAAACAAATTCTTGCTCATTTAACCCCGGAGTTGTGA